The following are encoded in a window of Anser cygnoides isolate HZ-2024a breed goose chromosome 33, Taihu_goose_T2T_genome, whole genome shotgun sequence genomic DNA:
- the INSRR gene encoding LOW QUALITY PROTEIN: insulin receptor-related protein (The sequence of the model RefSeq protein was modified relative to this genomic sequence to represent the inferred CDS: deleted 1 base in 1 codon), whose translation MDIRNDVSQLKKLENCSIIEGNLQILLMFTTGAEDFRGFSFPRLLMITEYLLLFRVYGLESLRDLFPNLSVIRGTNLFFNYALVIFEMPHLRDIGLHSLGHVLRGSVRIERNQELCHLSTIDWGLLLPDAVDTSYIVGNKLAEECADVCPGILDVEKPCAQTSVNGQLDYRCWTSSYCQKVCPCGVGSACTAAGECCHAECLGGCGRPRDSRSCVACRHFHFNGHCLPSCPPRTYEYEGWRCVTAEYCASLRKVSDNPRDASKFVIHQQQCLSECPPGYTRNESSIFCHKCEGLCPKECKVGTKTIDSTRAAQELAGCTLVEGNLIVNIRRGYNLASELQSSLGLIETITGFLKIKHSFALVSLSFFKNLKLIRGDSMVDGNYTLYVLDNQNLQQLWDWSHHVLSIPVGKMYFAFNPKLCLAEIYRMEEVTGTKGRQNKAEINPRTNGDRASCKTQTLRFVSNVTEADRIFLKWERYRPPEYRDLLSFIVYYKESPFQNVSEYVGQDACGAQSWNVLDVELPLSSDQEPGVALLNLRPWTQYAIFVRAITLTTAEEGRNYGAQSEVVYIRTMPAAPTVPRDVISMSNSSSHIVVRWKPPTQRNGNITYYLVLWQQLAEDMELYVNDYCHKGLKLPTSSADTRFSDGDDPEVEQDAEERCCPCRPADGQLRMEGEAESFQKKFENFLHNSIIIPRPPWKVTSINKRTPKRRRDVVAVTSPTNTSSAEPPAPSRAGSEPKPDFQIFEDKVVRDRAVLSRLRHFTEYRIDIHACNHAAHTVGCSAATFVFARTMPELQADNIPGNVTWEPASKNSVLLRWQEPRNPNGLILKYEIKYSRESEEVITVVCVSRHRYAKYGGVHLALLQPGNYSAKVRATSLAGNGSWTGLVKFYILGPAEEESGSFYVLLTVTPVVLMVLISCLAIFVFFYNKKRNNDGYPSGTLYASVNPEYFSASDMYVPDEWEVSREKITVIRELGQGSFGMVYEGLALGLVAEGEETKVALKTVNELATMRERIEFLNEASVMKAFKCHHVVRLLGVVSQGQPALVIMELMTRGDLKSYLRSLRPDAENNPGLPPPSLKDMIQMAGEIADGMAYLNAKKFVHRDLAARNCMVSEDFTVKIGDFGMTRDIYETDYYRKGGKGLLPVRWMSPEALKDGIFNTQSDVWSFGVVLWEIATLAEQPYQGMSNEQVLRFVMDNGVLEKPENCPDQLHELMCLCWQQNPRQRPSFVQLLESIKDHMAPAFRTLSFFYSPENRRRGSGEPSDAETEQPPEEDEPPVPPLPTRRGRGRLPNGTGCL comes from the exons ATGGACATCCGCAACGACGTGTCCCAGCTGAAGAAACTGGAGAACTGCTCCATCATCGAGGGCAACCTGCAGATCCTGCTGATGTTCACCACGGGCGCCGAGGACTTTCGGGGCTTCAGCTTCCCCCGCCTGCTGATGATCACCGAGTACCTGCTCCTCTTCCGCGTCTACGGGCTGGAGAGCCTGCGGGACCTCTTCCCCAACCTCTCGGTCATCCGCGGCACCAACCTCTTCTTCAACTACGCCCTGGTCATCTTCGAGATGCCGCACCTGCGGGACATCGGGCTGCACAGCCTCGGCCACGTCCTCCGCGGCTCGGTGCGCATCGAGCGCAACCAGGAGCTCTGCCACCTCTCCACCATCgactgggggctgctgctgcccgacGCCGTGGACACCAGCTACATCGTGGGCAACAAGCTGGCCGAGGAGTGCGCCGACGTCTGCCCGGGCATCCTGGACGTGGAGAAGCCGTGCGCTCAGACCAGCGTCAACGGGCAGCTGGATTACCGCTGCTGGACCTCCAGCTACTGCCAGAAAG TGTGCCCGTGCGGCGTGGGCTCGGCGTGCACGGCGGCAGGCGAGTGCTGCCACGCGGAgtgcctggggggctgcgggcggccccGCGACAGCCGCTCGTGCGTGGCCTGCCGCCACTTCCACTTCAACGGGcactgcctgccctcctgcccgcCCCGCACCTACGAGTACGAGGGCTGGCGCTGCGTCACCGCCGAGTACTGCGCCAGCCTCCGCAAGGTCTCCGACAACCCCCGCGACGCCTCCAAGTTCGTCAtccaccagcagcagtgcctcTCCGAGTGCCCCCCCGGCTACACCAGGAATGAGAGCAG catCTTCTGCCACAAGTGCGAGGGGCTGTGC CCAAAGGAGTGCAAGGTGGGCACCAAGACCATCGACTCGACGCGGGCGGCGCAGGAGCTGGCGGGATGCACCCTGGTGGAGGGCAACCTCATCGTCAACATCCGCCGGGGCT ATAATTTGGCCTcggagctgcagagcagcctgggcCTCATCGAGACCATTACGGGCTTCCTGAAGATCAAGCACTCCTTCGCCCTCGTCTCCTTGTCCTTCTTCAAGAACCTCAAGCTGATCCGCGGCGACTCCATGGTGGACGG AAATTACACCCTGTACGTCCTGGACAACCAgaacctgcagcagctgtgggacTGGAGCCACCACGTCCTCTCCATCCCCGTGGGCAAGATGTACTTCGCCTTCAACCCCAAGCTCTGCCTGGCTGAGATCTACCGCATGGAGGAGGTCACGGGCACCAAGGGGCGGCAGAACAAGGCCGAGATCAACCCTCGCACCAACGGGGACCGGGCGTCCT GCAAGACCCAGACCCTGCGCTTCGTCTCCAACGTCACTGAGGCCGACCGCATCTTCCTCAAGTGGGAGCGATACCGGCCCCCTGAGTACCGCGACCTCCTCAGCTTCATCGTCTACTACAAGGAGTC ACCCTTCCAGAATGTCTCGGAGTACGTGGGGCAGGACGCCTGCGGGGCGCAGAGCTGGAACGTGCTGGACGTGGAGCTGCCGCTCAGCAGCGACCAGGAGCCGGGGGTGGCCCTGCTCAACCTGCGCCCGTGGACGCAGTACGCCATCTTCGTCCGCGCCATCACCCTCACCACCGCCGAGGAAGGGCGCAACTACGGGGCGCAGAGCGAGGTGGTCTACATCCGCACCATGCCAGCGG CCCCGACGGTGCCCCGGGACGTCATCTCCATGTCCAACTCCTCGTCCCACATCGTGGTGCGCTGGAAGCCGCCCACGCAGCGCAACGGCAACATCACCTACTACCTGGtgctgtggcagcagctggcCGAGGACATGGAGCTCTACGTCAACGACTACTGCCACAAAG GCTTGAAGCTGCCCACCAGCAGCGCCGACACGCGCTTCAGCGACGGGGACGACCCCGAGGTGGAGCAGGACGCCGAGGAGCGGTGCTGCCCCTGCCGCCCCGCCGACGGGCAGCTCCGCATGGAGGGCGAGGCTGAATCCTTCCAGAAAAAGTTCGAGAACTTCCTCCACAACTCCATCATCATCCCCAG GCCGCCCTGGAAGGTGACGTCCATCAACAAGAG GACCCCGAAGCGGCGCAGGGACGTGGTGGCCGTCACGTCCCCCACCAACACCTCCTCGGCGGAGCCGCCGGCCCCCAGCCGTGCCGGGAGCGAGCCCAAGCCCGACTTCCAGATCTTCGAGGACAAGGTGGTGCGGGACCGGGCGGTGCTGTCGCGGCTGCGGCACTTCACCGAGTACCGCATCGACATCCACGCCTGCAACCACGCTGCGCACACCGTGGGCTGCAGCGCCGCCACCTTCGTCTTCGCCAGGACCATGCCCGAAC TGCAAGCTGACAACATTCCTGGCAACGTGACGTGGGAGCCGGCCAGCAAGAACAGCGTCCTGCTGCGCTGGCAGGAGCCCCGGAACCCCAACGGGCTCATCCTCAAGTACGAGATCAAGTACAGTCGCGAGAGCGAG GAGGTCATCACCGTCGTCTGTGTCTCCCGTCACCGCTACGCCAAGTACGGCGGCGTCcacctggccctgctgcagccgggGAATTACTCGGCCAAGGTCCGGGCCACCTCGCTGGCCGGCAATGGCTCCTGGACAGGGCTCGTCAAGTTCTACATCCTGGGGCCAG CCGAGGAGGAGTCCGGCAGCTTCTACGTCCTGCTGACCGTCACGCCCGTGGTGCTCATGGTGCTCATCTCCTGCCTCGCCATCTTCGTCTTCTTCTACAACAAGAAGAG GAACAACGACGGCTACCCCAGCGGGACGCTCTACGCCTCCGTCAACCCCGAGTACTTCAGTGCCTCGGACA TGTACGTCCCTGACGAGTGGGAGGTGTCGCGGGAGAAGATCACGGTGATTcgggagctggggcagggctccTTCGGGATGGTGTACGAGGGGCTggcgctggggctggtggctgaGGGCGAGGAGACCAAGGTGGCCCTGAAGACGGTCAACGAGCTGGCCACCATGCGGGAGCGCATCGAGTTCCTCAATGAGGCCTCGGTCATGAAGGCCTTCAAGTGCCACCACGTG gtCCGTCTGCTCGGCGTCGTGTCCCAGGGCCAGCCAGCCTTGGTCATCATGGAGCTGATGACGCGCGGGGACCTGAAGAGCTACCTGCGCTCGCTCCGACCCGACGCCGAG AACAAccccgggctgcccccgccCTCGCTCAAGGACATGATCCAGATGGCGGGTGAGATCGCCGACGGCATGGCCTACCTCAACGCCAAGAAGTTCGTGCACCGCGACCTCGCCGCCCGCAACTGCATGGTGTCCGAGGACTTCACCGTCAAGATCGGAG aCTTCGGCATGACGCGGGACATCTACGAGACAGACTACTACCGCAAAGGGGGCAAGGGGCTGCTCCCCGTCCGCTGGATGTCCCCTGAAGCCCTCAAGGACGGCATCTTCAACACCCAGTCCGACGTCTG GTCCTTCGGGGTGGTGCTGTGGGAGATCGCCACGCTGGCTGAGCAGCCCTACCAGGGCATGTCCAACGAGCAGGTCCTGCGCTTCGTCATGGACAACGGCGTCCTGGAGAAGCCGGAGAATTGCCCTGACCAACT CCACGAGCTGATGtgcctgtgctggcagcagaacCCGCGCCAGCGCCCGTCCTTCGTCCAGCTCCTGGAGAGCATCAAGGACCACATGGCGCCCGCCTTCCGCACCCTCTCCTTCTTCTACAGCCCCGAGAACCGCCGGCGCGGCTCGGGCGAGCCCTCCGACGCCGAGACGGAGCAGCCCCCCGAGGAGGAcgagccccccgtgccccccctgcccacccGCAGGGGCCGGGGTCGGCTCCCCAACGGGACGGGCTGCCTCTGA
- the NTRK1 gene encoding high affinity nerve growth factor receptor, producing the protein MLPLPSWLCLAALLPLLPPRAPAAAPAPCPLPCRCPAPRSLLCGEPGTVRGLGGLLPGPRRLAELVIENQPLLTALTRADTRMLRDLRNLTIANSGLQHISDDAFQDTPRLSHVNLSYNALHTLSWKTFQHLPLQELILVGNPLNCSCGLRWLQLWQDGSRAELGNQSLSCWEGGVLVPLGSQPLHGCELPTVRIEHADVVLRQGDGVNLTCHIASEPPATGDWLVPDVGSEPPRVTKLSEWELVLEITNVSSSLNHKDLTCRAENAVGPAEDSVTLNVTFPPVILLLHEAIPQHFWCIPFSVDSNPAPSIRWLFNGTALAEGPYIHTRIVEYEHNSTVLHGCLQLNRPTHVNNGNYTLLVRNPLGAAARSVRGRFMENPFSFSPEEPIPVSLSPLGTRNSSLEGPVETTDEHTFGVSVAVALAVFACLFLSVMLLVLNKCGRRSKFGINRSAVLAQEDDLAMSLHFMNLGSSPVSSTESKLEGLKSNFIENPQYFCNACVHHVQRRDIVLKWELGEGAFGKVFLAECYNLLPEQEKMLVAVKALKEVTESARLDFQREAELLTVLQHEHIVKFYGVCTEGEPLIMVFEYMKHGDLNRFLRSHGPDAKILEQGQGQPRGQLTLSHMLQIATQIASGMVYLASLHFVHRDLATRNCLVGHELVVKIGDFGMSRDIYSTDYYRVGGRTMLPIRWMPPESILYRKFTTESDIWSFGVVLWEIFTYGKQPWYQLSNTEAIECITQGRELERPRTCPSEVYDIMQSCWQREPQQRQRIKDIHSRLQALVKSPPIYLDILG; encoded by the exons ATGCTGCCGCTGccctcctggctctgcctggccgccctcctgcccctgctgcccccccgagcccccgccgccgcccccgccccctgccccctgccctgccgctgccccgcgccccgcagccTCCTCTGCGGGGAGCCCGGCACCGTGCGCggcctgggggggctcctgccgggcccccgccgcctcgccgAGCT CGTCATCGAGAACCAGCCGCTGCTGACCGCCCTGACCCGGGCTGACACCAGGATGCTGCGGGACCTCAGGAACCT caccatcGCCAACTCGGGGCTGCAGCACATCTCCGACGACGCTTTCCAGGACACCCCCAGGCTGAGCCACGT GAACCTCTCCTACAACGCGCTGCACACCCTCTCCTGGAAAACCTTCCAGCATCTgcccctgcaggagct catCCTGGTGGGAAACCCCCTCAACTGCTCCTGCGGCCTCcgctggctgcagctgtggcagGACGGGAGCCGCGCCGAGCTGGGCAATCAGTCgctgagctgctgggagggCGGCGTGCTGGTGCCCCTgggcagccagcccctgcaCGGCTGCG AGCTCCCCACCGTCCGCATCGAGCACGCCGACGTGGTGCTGCGCCAAGGGGACGGCGTCAACCTCACCTGCCACATTGCCAGCGAGCCGCCGGCCACCGGGGACTGGCTGGTGCCCGACGTGGGATCGGAGCCACCCAGGGTCACCAAG cTCTCGGAGTGGGAGCTCGTCCTGGAGATCACCAACGTCTCCTCCAGCCTCAACCACAAAGACCTCACGTGCCGGGCGGAGAACGCGGTGGGGCCGGCGGAGGACAGCGTGACGCTGAACGTCACCT TCCCGCCGGTGATCCTGCTCCTGCACGAGGCCATCCCGCAGCACTTCTGGTGCATCCCCTTCTCGGTGGACAGCAACCCGGCGCCCAGCATCCGCTGGCTCTTCAACGGCACGGCGCTGGCCGAGGGGCCCTACATCCACACCCGCATTGTGGAGTACGAGCACAACTCCACCGTGCTGCACGGCTGCCTCCAGCTCAACCGCCCCACGCACGTCAACAACGGCAACTACACCCTCCTGGTGCGCAACCCCCtgggcgccgccgcccgcagcgTGCGGGGCCGCTTCATGGAGAACCCCTTCAGCTTCAGCCCCGAGGAGCCCATCCCCG TGTCTCTGTCTCCGCTGG GCACCAGGAACAGCTCACTGGAGGGGCCCGTGGAGACGACGGACGAGCACACGTTTGGG gtcTCCGTGGCCGTGGCCCTGGCTGTATTCgcctgcctcttcctctccGTCATGCTCCTCGTGCTCAACAAGTGCGGGCGCCGCTCCAAGTTCGGCATCAACC GCTCGGCCGTGCTGGCCCAGGAGGATGACCTGGCGATGTCCCTGCACTTCATGAACCTGGGCAGCAGCCCTGTGTCCTCCACCGAGAGCAAGCTGGAGGGGCTGAAGAGCAACTTCATCGAGAACCCGCAGTACTTCTGCAACGCCT gcGTGCACCACGTGCAGCGCCGGGACATCGTGCTCAAGTGGGAGCTGGGCGAAGGCGCCTTTGGGAAGGTTTTCCTGGCCGAGTGCTACAACCTCCTCCCAGAGCAGGAGAAGATGCTGGTGGCCGTGAAG GCGCTGAAGGAGGTGACGGAGAGCGCGCGGCTGGACTTCCAGCGGGAAGCCGAGCTGCTGACGGTGCTGCAGCACGAGCACATCGTCAAGTTCTACGGCGTCTGCACCGAGGGCGAGCCCCTCATCATGGTCTTCGAGTACATGAAGCACGGCGACCTCAACCGCTTCCTCAG GTCCCACGGGCCGGACGCCAAGAtcctggagcaggggcaggggcagccccgcgggcagcTGACGCTGAGCCACATGCTGCAGATCGCCACGCAGATCGCCTCGGGCATGGTCTACCTCGCCTCCCTGCACTTCGTGCACCGCGACCTGGCCACCCGCAACTGCCTGGTGGGCCACGAGCTGGTGGTGAAGATTGGCGACTTCGGCATGTCCCGCGACATCTACAGCACCGACTACTACCGG GTGGGGGGCCGGACCATGCTGCCCATCCGCTGGATGCCCCCCGAGAGCATCCTTTACCGCAAATTCACCACCGAGAGCGATATCTGGAGCTTCGGCGTGGTGCTCTGGGAGATCTTCACCTACGGGAAGCAGCCCTGGTACCAGCTCTCCAACACCGAG GCCATCGAGTGCATCACGCAGGGCCGGGAGCTGGAGCGGCCCCGCACGTGCCCCTCGGAGGTGTACGACAtcatgcagagctgctggcagcgggAGCCCCAGCAGCGCCAGCGCATCAAGGACATCCACAGCCGCCTCCAGGCTCTGGTCAAGAGCCCCCCCATCTACCTGGACATCCTGGGCTGA